From one Streptomyces spiramyceticus genomic stretch:
- a CDS encoding C39 family peptidase, with protein sequence MVIAPAAHAEEGPHGGIVGNYTGGDVSRPQQGKELSAQAKEKIALTDAWFSAHEGRSSKAEYAEREKTFLQKYGLDKQGAAQLNAASPYAATAAPSSRTLSLRHYGQATGYFCGPATAAMMIKSVNGSIRSRYNNNAFSQQNLANSAHMNTANARVTDWGTKKFVTGINRWRGQNWYVQVPSPTPTNAVKTMLHSIGGNGMPIAADTVEFANGRHYNGHPVNKTIGHWITAYGYTSNGSSSKWADPSTTVWNGVSKTFAYNTRNFTSYFLQSNGYAY encoded by the coding sequence ATGGTGATCGCTCCGGCAGCGCACGCCGAGGAAGGACCCCACGGCGGAATCGTCGGTAATTACACGGGCGGCGACGTTTCCCGCCCGCAGCAGGGCAAGGAGCTGTCCGCGCAGGCCAAGGAGAAAATCGCGCTGACCGACGCGTGGTTCAGTGCCCACGAGGGTCGCAGCAGTAAGGCGGAGTACGCCGAGCGGGAGAAGACGTTCCTTCAAAAATATGGGCTGGACAAGCAGGGCGCAGCCCAGCTCAACGCCGCTTCGCCCTATGCCGCCACCGCGGCGCCCAGTAGTCGCACGCTGTCGCTGAGGCACTACGGTCAGGCAACAGGCTACTTCTGCGGGCCGGCGACCGCAGCCATGATGATCAAGAGCGTGAACGGGTCGATCAGGAGCCGCTACAACAACAATGCCTTCAGCCAGCAGAACCTGGCGAACAGCGCTCACATGAACACCGCGAACGCGCGCGTGACCGACTGGGGAACCAAGAAGTTCGTCACGGGTATCAACCGGTGGCGGGGGCAGAACTGGTACGTGCAGGTCCCTTCGCCGACACCCACGAACGCCGTGAAGACGATGCTCCACAGCATCGGCGGCAACGGTATGCCGATCGCTGCGGACACCGTCGAGTTCGCGAACGGGCGGCACTACAACGGCCATCCGGTCAACAAGACGATCGGTCACTGGATAACCGCCTACGGCTACACCTCCAACGGCTCAAGCAGTAAGTGGGCAGATCCCTCGACAACGGTGTGGAACGGCGTGAGCAAGACGTTCGCGTACAACACCCGCAACTTCACCAGCTACTTCCTCCAGTCGAACGGATACGCCTACTAA